A window of the Branchiibius hedensis genome harbors these coding sequences:
- a CDS encoding AAA family ATPase — translation MRIHQLTVSAFGPFAETQDIDFDAVGSAGLFLIHGRTGAGKSSLLDAMCFALFGSIPRQRVSNAAVKVASDHAPGEQPTVSMEFSVAGRRLRITRTASYEVVGRKGQSTTRRSTVRLEELRAGHWQEQAVKEQETGEFIKRTLGLDLQQFVQLILLPQGEFAAFLRAKPDDRGVLLERLFAIDRFRGVESWLTERRSMARARRDEASVAVVRCRDRIEEVLVSSGRAESLPETDLPSAVTTLLVQLEDAATEAMTRAQTAADAAVVARRSLVEAQQRAARRAEAAAAIAERDALLGAAGLQTDRRSRLAAARRAQQVDPLAEAHRARVTRHAASQVAVETAVAALPTALQGKGTDDWWPRLTAALAAGGATLAGLPPLTASLQRTAERRNQLRDKGAATAAVVEELQHRQAAVVATRATLHTTTASAPAVTALSHSVNAAVAALGKLSDVAGTIAAARTACESALRTAAATEAASSRARTELDRLRAARLAGIAAELGADLEDGDACPVCGSTTHPSPATPTADAVTADDVAEASSVADGALAAAAAADQALAAARARLTTLEAQWSAAHADLPAWDDVSAWLPADAMSAASSVWSATSPIEPGVLDGLVGAAAVVQQDAAHEVERVSDAERALAELDTAAEQVAAELSAATADLATDQARLTDAEAELAELHSTIEGALQVHADTCPCGSDPAGHAAASTAVDQVVRLLTTATTDQELVEQAAADLATALAAQDFPDLAKYSESRCSAAEVASIEAAISDYDARLQATTAVLELPAVVAACAAPAEDLSELEAAAAHAEERADRERAAATALETTVTRLRTLSADLASVHSAYVAANEKFATIASLADTVNGSGEDNTLRMRLSAYVLAARLESVTTLANERLTAMSDGRFTLEHSDARAKHGARSGLGLVVRDAWTGQTRDTATLSGGESFMASLSLALGLGDAVLAETGGRPLETLLVDEGFGSLDQDTLDRVLQVLDELRAGDRVVGIVSHVPDLRQRIPTQLEVRRCETGSTVRIRDGASAA, via the coding sequence ATGAGAATTCATCAGCTGACCGTGTCCGCCTTCGGACCGTTCGCCGAGACCCAGGACATCGACTTCGATGCCGTGGGGTCAGCAGGGCTGTTCCTGATCCACGGTCGCACCGGCGCCGGCAAGTCGAGCCTGCTGGACGCGATGTGCTTCGCGCTGTTCGGCAGCATTCCGCGGCAACGGGTCTCGAATGCCGCGGTCAAGGTCGCCAGTGACCACGCACCCGGTGAGCAACCAACGGTCAGCATGGAGTTCTCCGTGGCGGGCCGCCGGCTACGCATAACCCGTACCGCCAGTTACGAGGTGGTCGGCCGCAAAGGGCAGAGCACCACTCGCCGGTCCACGGTCCGGCTGGAGGAGTTGCGGGCCGGGCACTGGCAGGAGCAGGCCGTCAAGGAGCAGGAGACCGGAGAGTTCATCAAGCGCACTCTCGGTCTGGACCTGCAGCAGTTCGTCCAACTGATCCTGTTGCCACAGGGCGAGTTCGCGGCCTTCTTGCGCGCCAAACCGGACGACCGCGGTGTCCTGTTGGAGCGACTGTTCGCGATCGATCGGTTCCGCGGAGTGGAGTCGTGGCTGACCGAGCGACGCTCGATGGCGCGCGCTCGACGCGACGAGGCGTCCGTCGCGGTGGTGCGCTGCAGGGACCGGATCGAGGAAGTGCTGGTATCCAGCGGCCGTGCGGAGTCGCTGCCGGAAACAGACCTACCGTCGGCGGTCACAACATTGCTGGTCCAGCTCGAAGACGCTGCAACCGAGGCGATGACCCGGGCACAGACTGCGGCTGACGCAGCGGTGGTCGCGCGACGGTCCTTGGTCGAAGCGCAGCAGCGAGCGGCCCGGCGCGCTGAAGCCGCTGCTGCGATCGCCGAGCGGGATGCCCTGCTCGGCGCGGCCGGCCTACAGACGGACCGACGCTCACGGCTGGCAGCAGCACGCCGCGCCCAACAGGTCGATCCGCTCGCGGAGGCACACCGTGCTCGGGTCACGCGGCACGCTGCTTCGCAGGTCGCGGTCGAGACGGCCGTTGCCGCACTTCCGACGGCATTACAGGGCAAAGGCACCGACGATTGGTGGCCCCGGTTGACGGCAGCGCTTGCTGCGGGTGGTGCAACCCTGGCGGGCCTGCCACCGCTGACGGCATCGCTGCAGCGGACCGCCGAGCGCCGGAACCAGTTGCGCGACAAGGGTGCAGCGACTGCGGCGGTGGTGGAAGAACTGCAGCACAGGCAAGCCGCGGTGGTGGCCACGCGGGCGACACTGCACACGACAACGGCGTCCGCGCCAGCGGTGACGGCCCTGTCCCACTCGGTCAACGCGGCTGTCGCAGCCCTCGGCAAACTGTCCGACGTCGCCGGCACGATCGCCGCCGCGCGGACCGCATGCGAGTCGGCGCTGCGCACCGCGGCGGCCACCGAAGCAGCCAGCTCTCGGGCCCGGACCGAACTCGACCGACTGCGCGCTGCCCGGCTGGCAGGCATCGCGGCAGAGCTCGGGGCCGACCTCGAGGATGGCGACGCGTGCCCGGTCTGCGGCTCGACAACGCACCCCAGTCCGGCGACCCCCACGGCTGACGCTGTCACCGCCGATGACGTGGCCGAGGCTTCGAGCGTGGCGGACGGTGCCCTCGCCGCTGCGGCCGCCGCCGACCAGGCCCTTGCCGCCGCCCGAGCCAGACTGACCACCTTGGAGGCTCAGTGGAGTGCTGCGCACGCTGACCTGCCGGCCTGGGACGACGTCAGCGCGTGGCTGCCCGCCGATGCGATGTCGGCTGCAAGCTCGGTCTGGTCGGCGACCTCGCCAATCGAGCCGGGCGTCCTCGACGGACTCGTGGGCGCGGCTGCCGTGGTGCAACAAGATGCAGCACACGAAGTCGAGCGAGTCAGCGACGCAGAACGCGCACTGGCCGAACTGGACACGGCCGCAGAGCAGGTGGCAGCCGAACTCTCCGCGGCGACGGCCGATCTCGCGACCGACCAGGCGCGTCTGACGGACGCCGAAGCAGAGCTCGCCGAGCTCCACAGCACCATCGAGGGGGCGCTGCAGGTTCACGCGGACACCTGCCCCTGCGGGAGCGACCCCGCGGGGCACGCAGCGGCCAGCACCGCGGTCGATCAGGTGGTGCGGCTGCTCACGACGGCCACCACCGATCAGGAACTCGTCGAGCAAGCAGCTGCTGACCTGGCTACCGCGTTGGCCGCCCAGGACTTCCCCGATCTCGCCAAGTACAGCGAATCCCGTTGCAGCGCAGCGGAAGTGGCGTCGATAGAGGCCGCCATCTCCGACTACGACGCCCGTCTGCAAGCGACCACCGCGGTGCTCGAACTGCCGGCCGTCGTCGCCGCTTGCGCCGCGCCCGCAGAGGACCTGTCCGAGTTGGAAGCGGCCGCCGCCCATGCAGAGGAGCGCGCCGACCGTGAGCGGGCGGCGGCGACCGCACTCGAAACGACGGTCACCCGGCTACGCACCTTGTCCGCTGACCTCGCAAGCGTGCACTCGGCGTACGTTGCGGCGAATGAGAAGTTCGCCACCATTGCCTCACTCGCCGACACGGTCAACGGCTCCGGCGAGGACAACACCCTCCGAATGCGTCTGTCCGCCTACGTGCTCGCCGCGCGACTGGAGTCGGTGACCACCCTCGCCAACGAGCGGCTGACCGCGATGAGTGACGGCCGGTTCACCCTCGAGCACAGCGACGCGCGGGCCAAGCACGGCGCGCGCAGTGGTCTGGGCCTGGTCGTCCGGGACGCCTGGACCGGACAAACGCGCGACACGGCCACGCTGTCCGGGGGCGAGTCCTTCATGGCGTCGCTGTCACTGGCCCTCGGGTTGGGCGACGCGGTCCTGGCAGAGACCGGCGGACGGCCCTTGGAGACCCTACTGGTCGACGAAGGTTTCGGGTCACTCGATCAGGACACCCTGGATCGAGTGCTACAGGTCCTGGACGAATTGCGGGCGGGCGATCGTGTCGTCGGGATCGTCAGTCACGTCCCGGACCTGCGCCAACGCATCCCCACCCAGTTGGAAGTCCGCCGCTGCGAGACTGGTTCGACTGTCCGCATCCGGGACGGAGCCAGCGCGGCGTAA
- a CDS encoding exonuclease SbcCD subunit D, producing MRFLHTSDWHLGRSFHGAGLQAAHELYLDQLIEVTRSEGVDAVLVSGDIYDRAIPSPETVALLDDALSRLLDTGAAVIVTSGNHDSAVRLGFGARMLESAGLHIRSHLSSVRRPIPVGDGFVVPVPYLDPAGVADSLGATERTHAAVLRAALSDLPAGEGPMVAMAHTFVTGATSSDSERDISVGGLAAVPAAVFDQFDYAALGHLHRPQAVTDSVVYSGSPVAMSFSEADQVKGTELVTIANGVLSRETIAAPVERPVVRLRGPLTELLSSSAFTYAERAWCEVTLTDPTRPLGAMDQVRRRFPHTLRLQFSSDTVDLSTRRGYAEKVRGHSEFDVCCGFLSHVRGGTGASEQESELLRSALASAARVEREEASDDVVRSA from the coding sequence ATGCGGTTCTTGCACACCTCCGACTGGCACCTGGGACGCTCGTTCCACGGGGCCGGGCTGCAGGCTGCACATGAGCTCTACCTCGATCAGCTGATCGAGGTCACCCGCTCCGAAGGCGTCGATGCGGTGCTGGTCTCCGGCGACATCTACGACCGCGCGATTCCCTCTCCGGAGACCGTGGCATTGCTGGACGACGCGCTCTCCCGGCTGCTCGACACCGGCGCCGCAGTGATCGTCACCAGCGGCAACCACGATTCGGCCGTGCGCCTCGGCTTCGGAGCGCGGATGCTGGAGTCCGCCGGGCTGCACATCCGCTCCCACCTGTCGTCAGTGCGGCGACCGATTCCGGTCGGCGACGGGTTCGTGGTGCCGGTGCCCTACCTGGACCCCGCGGGGGTCGCGGACTCACTCGGTGCCACCGAACGCACCCACGCCGCGGTCCTGCGGGCGGCCCTGTCAGATCTGCCCGCAGGTGAGGGTCCGATGGTGGCGATGGCGCACACGTTCGTCACCGGCGCGACCTCCTCGGACTCGGAACGGGACATCAGTGTCGGCGGCCTTGCCGCAGTGCCCGCCGCCGTGTTCGATCAGTTCGACTACGCAGCGCTGGGGCACCTGCACCGACCGCAAGCGGTGACTGACTCGGTGGTCTACTCCGGGTCACCGGTCGCGATGTCGTTCAGTGAGGCCGACCAGGTCAAGGGCACCGAGTTGGTCACCATCGCAAATGGCGTGCTGTCGCGAGAGACGATCGCCGCACCAGTGGAGCGACCCGTGGTCCGCCTGCGCGGCCCGTTGACCGAGCTGTTGTCCTCGTCGGCTTTCACGTACGCCGAGAGGGCGTGGTGCGAGGTCACGCTGACTGACCCGACGCGGCCGTTGGGGGCCATGGATCAGGTCCGCCGCCGGTTCCCGCACACGCTCAGGCTTCAGTTCTCCTCGGACACAGTCGATCTTTCGACTCGCCGTGGGTACGCCGAAAAGGTCCGGGGCCACAGCGAATTCGACGTCTGCTGCGGATTCCTGTCGCATGTGCGCGGCGGCACCGGCGCCTCCGAGCAGGAGTCGGAGTTGTTGCGTTCGGCTCTGGCATCGGCGGCCCGGGTCGAGCGCGAGGAGGCCTCCGATGATGTGGTGCGCAGCGCATGA
- a CDS encoding glutamate--cysteine ligase, translating into MGDEVAGTGFTREDRQRYREKVRQDLDVFERMLRTHAFPAEKRLTGMEIELNLVGADMQPAMKNASILKAIADPDYQTELGQYNIELNVPPRALPGDAPRKLEEELRASLNEAERRARELDVRICAIGILPTLMPEHFDADWMSANNRYQALNESIVNARGEDIFIDIQGMTGERLATYADTIAPESACTSVQLHLQVEPMQFADYWNAAQAVAGLQLAMGANSPYFYGRRLWAETRVELFAQATDTRAIELKNQGVRPRVWFGERWITSIFDLFEENVRYFPALLPECSEEDPVAVLEDGGAPALPELRLHNGTIYRWNRPIYDVVGGEPHLRVENRVLPAGPSIVDTLANSAFYFGLMDRLTADERPVWTRMSFAAAYANFTECARRGIEAEVYWPGYGTVTAVELVQRHLVPLAYDGLAHRGVAHDVAARYLGIIEERCRREVNGASWQVACVEELERKGADRRTALAGLLERYLEHMGDNAPVHTW; encoded by the coding sequence ATGGGTGACGAGGTCGCAGGTACCGGATTCACGCGCGAGGACCGTCAGCGCTACCGGGAGAAGGTGCGTCAGGACCTCGACGTCTTCGAGCGGATGCTGCGCACGCATGCCTTTCCGGCCGAGAAGCGGCTGACCGGGATGGAGATCGAGCTCAACCTCGTCGGCGCCGATATGCAGCCTGCGATGAAGAACGCCAGCATCCTGAAGGCCATCGCCGACCCGGATTATCAAACCGAGTTGGGCCAATACAACATCGAGCTCAACGTCCCGCCGCGTGCGTTGCCCGGTGATGCTCCCCGGAAGTTGGAGGAGGAGTTGCGGGCCAGCCTGAACGAGGCGGAGCGTCGCGCCCGGGAACTCGACGTGCGGATCTGCGCTATCGGGATCCTGCCCACCTTGATGCCGGAGCACTTCGACGCCGACTGGATGAGCGCCAACAACCGGTACCAGGCGCTGAACGAATCCATCGTCAACGCCCGTGGTGAGGACATCTTCATCGACATCCAGGGCATGACGGGGGAGCGATTGGCGACGTACGCCGATACGATCGCCCCCGAATCCGCCTGCACTTCAGTGCAATTGCACCTCCAGGTCGAGCCGATGCAGTTCGCCGACTACTGGAACGCCGCCCAAGCGGTCGCCGGGCTGCAGCTGGCGATGGGTGCCAACTCGCCGTACTTCTACGGCCGGCGCCTGTGGGCGGAGACGCGGGTCGAGCTCTTCGCGCAGGCCACCGATACTCGCGCGATCGAGCTGAAGAACCAAGGGGTCCGGCCGCGGGTGTGGTTCGGGGAGCGCTGGATCACCAGCATCTTCGACCTGTTCGAGGAGAACGTGCGCTACTTCCCCGCGTTGTTGCCGGAGTGTTCTGAAGAGGATCCGGTCGCCGTCCTCGAGGATGGAGGCGCACCCGCCCTGCCCGAGTTGCGGCTGCACAACGGCACCATCTACCGCTGGAACCGGCCGATCTACGACGTGGTGGGTGGCGAGCCACACCTGCGGGTGGAGAACAGGGTTCTGCCGGCGGGGCCGAGCATCGTTGACACCCTTGCCAATTCGGCCTTCTACTTCGGCCTGATGGACCGGCTCACCGCCGACGAGCGACCGGTGTGGACCCGGATGAGCTTCGCCGCGGCGTACGCCAACTTCACCGAGTGCGCCCGCCGGGGGATCGAGGCGGAGGTCTACTGGCCCGGCTACGGGACCGTGACGGCGGTCGAGTTGGTCCAGCGGCATCTGGTGCCGTTGGCGTACGACGGGCTGGCCCATCGCGGGGTCGCGCACGACGTGGCGGCACGCTACCTGGGGATCATCGAGGAGCGGTGTCGGCGCGAGGTGAACGGCGCCTCCTGGCAGGTCGCGTGCGTGGAGGAGTTGGAGCGCAAGGGGGCTGATCGGCGTACCGCGCTGGCGGGATTGCTAGAGCGCTATCTGGAGCACATGGGCGACAACGCACCAGTGCACACCTGGTGA
- a CDS encoding histidine phosphatase family protein — translation MTQHPDRKHFPDNCIVLIRHGETKWSLTGQHTGVTDLPLLPEGEKGARRAGELIKHLDIGHTFVSPLLRARQTAELAGLKNYEIDDDLREWDYGGYEGLTTDQIREKIGNPDWEIFTNGVVPGDTPGETVEDVSARVSHVVNRVLPLLEESNVALVAHGHSLRIFAATFLQKNPRFAGQLRLDAGALSILGYYHQYPSIEVWNRRERS, via the coding sequence GTGACCCAGCATCCCGACCGCAAGCACTTCCCGGACAATTGCATCGTCCTGATCCGGCACGGTGAGACCAAGTGGTCTCTCACCGGGCAGCACACCGGCGTGACCGACCTGCCGTTGCTGCCGGAGGGCGAGAAGGGCGCTCGGCGGGCCGGCGAACTGATCAAACACCTGGACATCGGCCATACGTTCGTCTCGCCGTTGCTGCGCGCCCGTCAGACCGCCGAACTGGCCGGGCTCAAGAACTACGAGATCGATGATGACCTGCGCGAGTGGGACTACGGCGGCTACGAGGGCCTCACGACCGATCAGATCCGGGAGAAGATCGGCAATCCGGACTGGGAGATCTTCACCAACGGCGTGGTGCCCGGGGACACCCCCGGCGAGACCGTCGAGGACGTCTCGGCCCGGGTGAGCCACGTCGTCAACCGGGTCCTACCGCTGCTGGAGGAGTCGAATGTGGCCCTGGTGGCGCACGGTCACTCGTTGCGCATCTTCGCGGCGACCTTCCTGCAGAAGAACCCCCGGTTTGCCGGGCAACTCCGCCTCGACGCGGGCGCCTTGTCGATCCTGGGTTACTACCACCAGTACCCGAGCATCGAAGTATGGAACCGTCGCGAGCGAAGCTGA
- a CDS encoding OsmC family protein, with amino-acid sequence MTNHRSVSITRTSAGHFTATNARGGTLEFGDASDDLFSPVELLLTAIAGCSAIDVDIFTTRRAEPTGFDVVAEGDKLRDEQGNHMGPIDVTFTVRFPEGEAGDAARAELPDAVRRSHERLCTVSRTVLLPTDVVMKVD; translated from the coding sequence ATGACCAACCACCGCAGCGTGAGCATCACCCGCACCTCCGCCGGCCACTTCACCGCGACCAACGCCCGCGGCGGCACGTTGGAGTTCGGCGACGCCAGCGACGACCTGTTCAGTCCTGTGGAGTTGCTCCTGACCGCCATCGCCGGCTGCAGCGCCATCGACGTGGACATCTTCACGACCCGCCGCGCTGAGCCGACGGGGTTCGACGTGGTCGCCGAAGGCGACAAGTTACGTGACGAACAGGGCAACCACATGGGCCCGATCGACGTCACCTTCACCGTGCGCTTCCCCGAGGGCGAGGCGGGCGACGCGGCGCGCGCGGAGCTGCCGGACGCCGTACGCCGATCGCATGAGCGGCTCTGCACGGTGAGCCGGACCGTGTTGTTGCCGACCGACGTGGTCATGAAGGTCGACTGA
- a CDS encoding DUF1697 domain-containing protein translates to MSEYVVLLRAVNVAPRWVKMARLREVLQAGGFEVETYIQSGNLLIGTRKRSAAAVRRSLEQVIEGEFGFEVPCIVRTPAQLRETLDWVEGLVSPLPESTRQYVTFFADPIGHEKVQELDAWDVDGERLHARAGEVAWWLAKSTHEAKLSNARLERGGHVATTRDLKVVRTLVERWAR, encoded by the coding sequence TTGAGTGAGTACGTCGTTCTGCTGCGAGCCGTCAACGTCGCCCCTCGTTGGGTCAAGATGGCGCGTCTGCGAGAAGTGCTGCAAGCGGGCGGCTTTGAGGTGGAGACGTACATCCAGAGCGGCAACCTACTGATCGGCACCCGCAAGCGGAGTGCGGCGGCGGTACGCAGGTCGCTGGAACAGGTGATCGAGGGCGAGTTCGGCTTCGAGGTGCCGTGCATCGTGCGGACACCTGCGCAGTTGCGCGAGACGCTGGACTGGGTGGAGGGGTTGGTCAGTCCATTGCCGGAGTCGACCCGGCAGTACGTCACGTTCTTCGCCGACCCGATCGGCCACGAGAAGGTGCAGGAACTGGACGCCTGGGATGTCGACGGTGAACGGCTGCACGCCCGGGCCGGCGAAGTCGCCTGGTGGCTGGCCAAATCCACGCACGAAGCGAAGCTCAGCAACGCCCGACTGGAACGCGGCGGGCACGTCGCGACGACGCGGGATCTGAAAGTCGTTCGCACTCTGGTGGAGCGCTGGGCACGATAG
- a CDS encoding GNAT family N-acetyltransferase, with the protein MRWTPIDDVPAWSRLTNELAVADGTGEFYDEADLAEELTEAGVDPRKDTWAVWDGDTMVAYGQVRVYDLNNEGAVRCDLGGGVLPSHRRRGIGRDLLQRMETRAVAVARTRHPDTPIHLGVPGQTEGADVRGLLEHCGYEPVRYFTQMVIADLPDAEIAVPAGDVIPVDASDADQREAIRLAHADSFRDHWGSTVWSPQKWDDFMLGRPFRADLSRIAISPGGEVLAFTLASRYVEGEFYIGIVGTRRAARGRGLAKATLLGSLRAAQAAGFERAELDVDSQNPTGALGLYEGTGFTRAKVKAAYAKRVPANTVG; encoded by the coding sequence ATGCGCTGGACACCCATCGACGACGTCCCGGCCTGGAGCCGGTTGACCAACGAGTTGGCGGTCGCCGACGGTACCGGTGAGTTCTACGACGAGGCGGACCTCGCCGAGGAACTGACCGAGGCTGGTGTCGATCCACGCAAGGACACCTGGGCCGTGTGGGATGGCGACACGATGGTCGCCTACGGTCAGGTCCGCGTCTATGACCTGAACAACGAGGGAGCAGTGCGCTGCGACCTCGGCGGGGGCGTTCTGCCCAGTCACCGCCGCCGAGGCATCGGCCGAGACCTGTTGCAGCGCATGGAGACTCGCGCTGTTGCCGTCGCACGGACCCGGCATCCGGATACGCCGATCCACCTCGGCGTTCCCGGGCAGACCGAGGGTGCGGATGTGCGGGGCCTGTTGGAGCACTGCGGCTACGAACCGGTGCGCTACTTCACCCAGATGGTGATCGCCGATCTTCCCGATGCCGAGATCGCCGTGCCTGCGGGCGATGTCATCCCGGTCGACGCTTCGGACGCTGACCAGCGCGAAGCCATCCGGTTGGCGCATGCGGACTCCTTCCGGGACCACTGGGGCTCGACCGTGTGGTCGCCGCAGAAGTGGGACGACTTCATGCTCGGTCGTCCGTTCCGGGCCGACCTGTCCCGGATTGCCATCAGCCCGGGCGGCGAGGTGTTGGCGTTCACGCTGGCCTCACGGTACGTCGAGGGTGAGTTCTACATCGGGATCGTCGGCACCCGCCGGGCGGCGCGCGGCCGCGGACTGGCGAAAGCAACCCTGCTCGGATCGCTCCGGGCCGCTCAGGCGGCCGGTTTCGAGCGGGCGGAGCTCGATGTCGACTCGCAGAATCCGACCGGCGCGCTCGGTCTGTACGAAGGGACCGGATTCACGAGGGCCAAGGTCAAGGCGGCCTACGCCAAACGCGTTCCAGCCAATACCGTGGGGTGA
- a CDS encoding L-threonylcarbamoyladenylate synthase → MARYFDVHPADPQPRSVRQVVDILRDGGLIAYPTDSCFALGAMLGNADAKDRIVRIRHLDDKHHFTIVCHDFSQLGQLVQLDNATFRAIKAATPGSYTFIVPATSEVPRRLLHPKKRTVGVRIVDHPVACAVLEELGEPMLSSTLLLPGEEEPMVDGWAIKEELDHQVDAVIDSGECGTEPTTVVDFSAGYPEVVRVGAGDPSRFE, encoded by the coding sequence ATGGCCCGCTACTTCGACGTCCACCCGGCCGATCCGCAACCCCGCAGCGTCCGGCAGGTCGTGGACATCCTGCGCGACGGGGGCCTGATCGCCTACCCCACCGATTCCTGTTTCGCACTCGGCGCCATGCTCGGCAACGCCGACGCTAAGGACCGCATCGTGCGGATCCGGCACCTGGACGACAAACATCACTTCACGATCGTCTGCCACGACTTCAGTCAACTCGGCCAGTTGGTGCAGCTGGACAACGCAACCTTCCGGGCGATCAAGGCGGCGACCCCGGGTAGTTACACGTTCATCGTGCCGGCGACCTCGGAGGTGCCGCGCCGGCTGCTGCATCCCAAGAAGCGCACCGTGGGGGTCCGGATCGTCGATCACCCGGTGGCGTGCGCCGTGCTGGAGGAACTCGGTGAGCCCATGCTGTCCAGCACCCTGCTGCTTCCCGGCGAGGAGGAGCCGATGGTCGACGGCTGGGCGATCAAAGAGGAGTTGGATCACCAGGTCGACGCGGTTATCGACTCCGGTGAATGCGGGACCGAGCCGACGACCGTCGTGGACTTCTCCGCGGGGTACCCCGAGGTCGTCCGCGTCGGTGCCGGTGACCCGTCCCGGTTCGAGTGA
- a CDS encoding N-acetyltransferase, with product MNLLDRPPVDGGWTRVAPWRPGLFAVIALTGHAFVSAPDSWSDEELTQLGVDGFGGAHDPRVLVALAGADGWIDVLDQILIAEPLAEPGELTERHDLNDHPRVRRARELRSQVRVFGDRTSVLVLGRGIAGYLEAAFEVAPALRGQGVGRNLLLEARRLADEPVVVAVSPGNVASTHAALAAGYAPVGAVQLYRPTVFS from the coding sequence TTGAATCTGCTGGATCGCCCGCCGGTCGATGGTGGCTGGACCCGGGTTGCACCCTGGCGACCCGGACTGTTCGCGGTGATTGCGTTGACCGGGCACGCCTTTGTCAGTGCGCCGGATTCGTGGAGCGACGAGGAATTGACGCAGCTGGGGGTCGATGGCTTCGGGGGAGCGCACGACCCGCGCGTGCTGGTAGCCCTGGCGGGCGCGGACGGGTGGATCGACGTACTCGACCAGATCCTGATTGCCGAGCCACTCGCGGAGCCTGGGGAGCTCACCGAGCGCCACGACCTAAACGACCACCCGCGTGTACGTCGTGCGCGTGAGTTGCGCTCGCAGGTGAGGGTTTTCGGCGATCGGACGAGTGTGCTGGTGCTCGGTCGCGGTATTGCCGGCTACCTCGAAGCGGCCTTTGAGGTAGCGCCCGCGCTGCGTGGGCAGGGGGTGGGGCGCAACCTGTTGCTGGAGGCCCGGCGGCTCGCCGATGAGCCGGTGGTGGTCGCAGTGTCTCCGGGGAACGTCGCGAGCACGCACGCCGCGCTGGCCGCCGGATACGCTCCGGTGGGTGCGGTGCAGCTCTACCGGCCTACTGTTTTCTCATGA